From the Kogia breviceps isolate mKogBre1 chromosome 10, mKogBre1 haplotype 1, whole genome shotgun sequence genome, the window GCTAAGTCCTTGTGTTCTAATCCCTTTTACATCTTCTTAGGCTACAAGAACTGCAGACCTTTCTCCTGTATAAGAACAAGCTGACCTATCTTCCCTTTGCCTTGCTGAACTTAAAGAAGCTTACCTTGTTAGTCGTCAGCGGGAACCACTTGGTGAAGATCCCGACAGCCCTTTGTGACTCATCCACACCTTTAAAGTGAGTAGACAGAGAGCCCAGTAGAGACCCATTCAGACACAAGGGAAGAGCAAGAAGCACCTGGAGCCTGGGTGCCCGTCTCAGGAACCAGATTAGATGGTTCTTGTACTCTGAGAACAAGAAGTTCTGGTGCCTTACAGGATTTTGAAGTTTTGGGCCAATGGCATGGGGAGGTAGAGCTCAGAGGATTTCTAGACAAATGCTACCTGCTGGTTGAAGGCATCAGGGCTCCCTGGTCGGATACTCAGCACTCCCATCACCGCTGGCCTGGATGGGTCAGTGGCTGTTGAATCTTTCAAAATTGTGAAGAAATTAGATCAAATGCCATTTTGGATTGTCTCCtttagcttctttttttgttgcagtagtccatctttttttttttttttttttgcggtatgcgggcctctcactgttgtggcctctcccgttgcggagcacaggctccggacgcgcaggctcagcagtcatggctcacgggcccagccgctccgcggcatgtgggatcttcccggaccggggcacaaacccgtgtcccctgcatcggcaggcggactctcaaccactgcgccaccagggaagccctagtccatCTTTTAAATACCTTCTTGGTGGGGATTTTATGAGTCCTTTTCAATGTAGCCACATCATTTTAGAGTTTGATGTCACTAATTGGGAGTAATATCAAACAGACATAGTAAGACATCATATATGACGGAGAGACTAAATGTTATTGTTCACCTCAAGGCTTCCTGCCCGCTGTCCTCTGTCTGTGGCTAAGTAACTGTCATTTCCCCATCAAACCTCTGTACAGTCTCTGCTGTAAACTGACTCCATAATCCTGTTGGATTATTGCACAGTAGAATTCCACCGGTGACACATATTATGTGGTTAGCTGTGACTTCTAAGAAGTGAGAACTTGGGATTTAACGCCACAAAGGTTGACTTCTTCTGAGAGGATTTTTGCACAATACAAATACATAGGTGAAAATGTGATATTTTCCATACTCTCTTGAATAGATTTGTAAGTCTTATGGACAATCCTATTGAGAATACCCAGTGTCAAGATGGTAATGAAACGATGGAAAGTGAACAAGATCGCCAACATTTTGATAAAGAAGTTATGAAAGCCTATATTGAAGATCTTAAAGAAAGAAGTAGGTTAttcatattcaaaattatttaaaatgagtaTATAGTATTCCATTCACTCATGCCATACATTTATTGCTATAAGTCAAACTGACAAATAGTTAATTGCTTAGGGGCAGtaaccaataaataaaaataatttgtaaattatttttctatttaccaaaaaaaaaaaaagaagatacattgCCTTTccttaaataatgaaattttccTAGTGCGTTAGCATGCTTAATACCTCTACAACCATGTGACAGAGAGGCTGGGAAACAAGCACTTAAAATGTGAAGATTGTGTTACTAACTTTACATGGCTTTTCAATGAAATGATATTGATAAAACAGTATTCTAgttaattggaaaagaagattcCATGTCAAAATCCataaattcaacttaaaaaaaaagtcatctcgTATAAATCAAGGTACACCTATGTaaaaatcacaaaaggaaaaaacaagatgGCAGATTAGTAAGTAGATGCATTTAGTTTTGGTTTCCCATAGGGTGGTAAAGATACAGAGAAACAGGGTGGTCACAGTACCTCAGGAAAGAGCAGAAGTGTTTTCCCCACTGGCTATTTCTGAAGTGTTTCAGAAGCCTTAGAACCCCTTCCTTCTGTCACATCTAGACACAGGAAAAGGCATAAATCAGCCTTTGTTCTTCTAATCCCCACCTCTTTTCTGGGTGTGGATGCCTGCAAGTTACCCCTTAATTTTTCAGGTCTCTTTTTCTGATAAGCTGGGTGCAGACCTGAAAGAAAGATGTCACGCATGTTGGTTTAGGGAGAAGGTAGCCCTGGCCCCCAAGACTTTGAAGACAAGCACCTGGGGGCAGGTTCCATCAGTCACACTCAGAAGACATGCATGTGAGCTTATTTCTCCCTCCTGAGTAGGCGTCCAAAGATGATGAGTCACATTCAGATACTCAGCTGTCTCATGACATTAATGAAAAATACCACTTATTGGCAAATTAAAAGTTTTTCAATTAGATTAAGAAAATTTCTATACAGTTACCTCTAATCTGTTTCTCCATCCCTAATTTTGAATGCtgaaatattatgaaataaattagaaatttatgTTAAACATGAAACTGAAAGAACCATTTATCAACATTTATCTTTGGGTCATATAACTTTCCTCTTGTGAAAAACCTtcttgtattttattcatttctttataattGTATTATAGTGCTATTATATAAAAATGCAAGAACAATTTAGAGAAAATAAGTATTAATCTTTCGATCTATGTGGCcagcaataaaataatttgattttcaaaGTTAACTTTAGTAATGATAGATTTtgattccattcatttatttctaaataattatcGTAATTCTATCCTTCACATATTCATAGTAGGTTGAACTAAATGATATTGCCAATATTCAGCTGGTTTTGACCTACGAAAATGGTGATTTCTTAATAGTTCAACCTATGCTGGACatatgctttgaattttttgaagtttgtttcttttttcttcatcatgttgtcttctttctttttcctccttccccataAGACTAATGTCTGAGTTAGAGAGTTCAtcactctaaggaaaaaaagtagATTTAGTGAGTCTACATGGGCATCCAACCTGATATGATTCAAGAATGATGAGGAAGTGAAGCCCTTTGCTGTTTCTCACACTTTAGTGCACATAAGAATCAGCTGCAGGCCTCACTCTCAGAGTTTTTGAGTCAtcaggtctgggtggggcctgagaaagtacatttctaacaagttcccaggtgatactgatgcctTGAGTCTGAGAAACACACCTTGAGAACCATTGGTATAGACCATCCTTTGACAAAAATTGgctgtgaagagagagagagagagtgaggagtAACGAGTTGGAAGAGTAAGAATGATAAAAGGGTTATTAATAAGATGGTGCTTCATTTAGGAATAGCCTAAACTTCTCTTGTAAACCGTATTCCCTTCCACCTGGCATCCCCAGTCCCAAATCCTTAaccatctatttctgttttgtcaacttttattattttaggatCATACAGTTTCCAAGATGTTGATGTAGCTGTGTGAGTTGGTTGGAAAGATTGCAAAAGAATGAgagttaaaaataatgtattcttCTTAGATCTAAATATCTCTAACGCCAGACTATACATTTGCGGTGGTTGACTTAGTGATAATAAATGCATTTATCTCTAAACTTGAAGTATGAAGTGGCAATAATTTGTGTTTTGACATAGTTACACTTCATAATAAAATGGGGAATGGTtgagtatatattttctttttgttacagaATCTGTTCCCAGCTATGCCACCAAAGTATCTTTCAGCCTTCAGCTTTGAGGCCATCCATCAGAAGACTACAGAATTTTCCTGACTTGTGGAGCTGTAAATCTTCCTGTTGTGGGTCATGTCATAGAGGAATAATGGCTTGTGCTTAAAGGCAAAGTCTAGAAACCACGGTCATAGTTGTTAGGAAAGatgattttcaaatttcaaatatgtGAGTACCTCTCTCTGTGGACTGGAGAATTGATAAATGggtttatatattgatatttaaaggtTCATTTGCATACAGTTGTTTCCAAATAatacacatttaatattttagaaaatgtgttattttaaaaaaattatcacttAAAGACCAAATTTTGAAGTTAATTGCATTGTTTTCAGGAATCTGGAGGTAAAGGGATGATGAGAAGAGTATTTATACTGGACTAGTCAGatgagactttattttattttgttatttagaaAGAGTTTTAATGCATTATTTCTTTTACTGAGGACagttttccttgggtttatacaAATGGCTATTTTCATGTTTTAAGTTATATTTTACAAGTGTAGGCTTTCAGGAAAGACTTTAGGTATAATCTGGACCTTGAGGGCAGAAAGAAGGGCTGGATTGTCTGCCCAGGCCTGGGGTTTAGATGGTGTGCTGGTGGCCCTAGAGGAGCAAGTGTGGGCCTGGCTGGTCCTGGGAAGCCTTGCATGCCTGCATGGATGGTCAGCCTGCCTTGAGTGGGCCCCTTGGGGGTCCTGGGGTGCCTGCCAGAGCACAGAGCAGAGGCCTTGCTTCCAGGGACCTGTCCTCCaaggtggccatgtaagtagtgGGAATGACTAGTCCACACTGATGAGGAGTCCCTAGCAAGGCTTCCCTGCAGATACTACAGGAGAACTCTGCCTGTGGCCGAGATGCTGCGGTCCAGAGGGAGCTCAGGAGACTGGGTTTACATTGGCAAAGAAGGTATTCATTACAGGGCTTTGAACTTCGATATCACATTGTAGGATTTGGAGAAATTGTACAAATatctatttttattctgttatcTTGGGCTAAAATAAACAGGATTGTGAATGTGTTGAAGCTAAGTTTAAACAAGTAGCTTTTGTGACTAAGATGGAAAAAATGCATAtcttcacatatatttatatatgaatcgACTCCTATATGGTCTAGCCCAGTGGTGTCCAGTAGTACTTTATGCAGTGAAGGAAATGTTCTGCATCTGTGCTGTCTAATTTAGTAACCACCAGATGCATGTGCTTCTTGAGCTCTTGAACAGTGTCTGGTGTGACTGAAGAGctaaatttttaattacatttaaatttaaatagccaaatGTAGCTACCATATCGTACAACACGATCGAGCCATTTGGGTTTTTCCGAAGTTAATCTGGGCTACAAATGAAGagggattttaattttcttatctgaaGAACCAGTCTACACCCAGAGGGGTTAATACTGACACCCAACATTTTGTCTTAATAGGTTTAATCATAACTCTAAATATTTTATCCTCAACAGACATAAAGCAGGCAGAACAGTCTAAAGCCACATACTAATGCTTCAGTAGAGTACTGCTTCAACTTAAAGACAAACTCTGAGAAGTAGGTTAAGAGATGGAAAGAGTAGGAAAATGAGAAATCACTTTAACTGAACCTCAaacaattgtatttttctttataacactTTACAAATATAATGCAAATTTATTAGTTGTACTACGTGAatgattttggaattttatttcatGCTACAGTATATGTTACATACAGCCAAATGgaaaatatatctgaaaagggGGGAAATGAGGGCTTTTGCATAAATTGACTGTCCATAACTCATGTaaaatttatttcagtaaaaCCAGTCTTTTGTGCAAAAACCTTATCTCGATGTtacataaaaataactgaaaaagtaCTACAttgatatataattatttcatgtTATATAACATCcccaaagaaatatattttttaaatatgaggCTTGTAGAAATACTATTTACTTTATTCATATTAATGTAAAAATGCAGAAAGATTCTAAAGTAGAATAAGCATCTTAGTGGAAATAATAGAAATTTGAACATTTTGCATGATGCATATGGACTGATTCATAATTTGGAAAAGTAATTTGCATAGTAGAATATGTGTATGAACATTAAAGCaatatgaatgaaagaaaatataattcttaGGAGAAAAATGTTCTGGTTCCAAAAGcttattattatacccatttttcaTATGCTGGAAGTTAAGGGGCAAAGACACTTAGGTGAAATCATTGAGTAGAGCATTTTAATTAATAGCAAGACTTACACCAGATTTCTTGACTCTAGCTTTCTAGAATGACCATTTGGCATGCTTGCCAAACACCAGTTTAGGGTAACTCATGATGATTGTGAGCAGTAGTCTCCAGAAATCAGTtactgtctttccctttctgtcaatgactgtctttccctttctgagtgGGAAGGAAACTTagagatttttagttttctttttttttttttattggagtatagtcaatttacaatgttgttttagtttcaggtgtacaggaaagtgattcagttatacatatacatatattcattctttttcagattctttacccatataggttattacagaatattgagtagagttccctgtgctatctggtcggtccttgttggttatctattttatagtgtgtgtatgttaatctcaagatcctaatttatcccttcccacaacgtttccccattggtaaccataagttttttttttttttttttttttttgcggtatgcgggcctctcactgttgtggcctctcccgctccggacgcgcaggcctagcggccatggctcacgggcttagttgctccgcggcatgtgggatcttcccggaccagggcacgaacccgtgtctcctgcatcggcaggcggattctcaaccactgcgccaccagggaagccccataagtttgtttttgaaatctgtgagtttctgttttgtaaataagttcatttgtatcatttttaaaaattagattccacatatgagtgatatcatatgatatttgtctttctgtctgacttactactcttagtatgatcatctctaggtccatgcatgttgctgcaaatggcattatttcattcttttttatgactgaataatattccattgtatatatgtaccacttctttatccattcctctgtcaatggacatttaggttgcttccatgtcttggctattgcaaatagtgctacaatgaacattggggtgcatgtatctttttgaagtatggtttactccagatatatgcccaagagtgggattgctgggtcatatgatagttctatttttagtttttcatacctccatactattctccatagtggttgtaccaatttacattctccccaacagtgtaggatggttcccttttctccatgccctctctagcatttattgtttgtagactttttgatgatggccgttctgaccggtgtgaggtgatacctcattgtagttttgatttgtatttctctaataattagtgatgttgagtatcttttcatgtgcttttggtcatctgtatgttttcttagtTATTGTTCTGTGGTGTATGTAGgtttaaatgcttattttatggtatgtatattgaatttgtttctaaaaattaggaaattaaatCTAAGCTTTAAAACTTGAAATGATGCCGAACTGCAGTATTAATAGGCAGCTCAAATATCTCTGCTTAGAGTCTCCACCTGTTTCATCAGAATGAAAAATTGAGATGCTTATGTCATTTTATTGCAGCGTAATATAAATTATAGGTGAAGCAAATTATAGTTGAGCACTGGGCCTTACCACCACTCATAATTCTTAGGAAAGAAAGCAGCTAAACACTGGTAATAGGACCAAAGAAGACATGATGTTAAATAGATGAACTTGCCTTGATTGTAAAATTCACCAGGGAGACAAAGAGGACCCAAGGCAGAGCTTGCACCAGTAGAGCTGTGGCTTTGAGGGAAGGATGGAcactggggttaggacttcagtcTTTAGTAATCAGCTGCTACACTACAGTCTAATTTCAGTTGTGACTGGTCAACCCCAGGTAGCTCCTGTAACCCCAGGTACGAGCAATGAAGTGGTCCAAAACAAGATCtggttctcactttttttttttttaattccatcactgatttttaaaaaaaattatttatttgtttatttatttaactgcaCTAGTTGCAGCAGtgcaggtcttagttgcagcacgcaggatcttcagtcttcgttgcggcatgtgggatctttagttgcagtgtgtgAACTCTtggttgaggcatgtgggatctagttccctaaccaggggtCACACCtgggccgcctgcattgggagtgcagagccttagccactggaccactggggaagtccctggttCTCACTTAggacatgtttatttttttgactcTCTGAACATATTTTGTAACGTCCTGAAGGGGCCGATAGTCAACATTGGAACTCAGGGAGCCAGGACTGCAAGGCCATCTCTTTCACAAATGCACTGTATAATCCTGGGAAAAATCACTTCACTTTGGgtgagcctcattttccccacCTGCAAAAAATAGAGTTGGAGAAGACAGTTTCTAAGGCTGATCCCcactttaatattttatcatttgcttTCTACTAAGAACCCCTTTTTATATTAATGACCCAGCATGCCTTCCCCACCTCACTGGTCACTCAGCTTCCAGCTATTTATGGGCTGCTGGGGCACCCTCTTTGCTCTTAGATGTTTGTTTCTTAGGCATGTGTTTGTTCTGTCTTGTCCCACTATTACATTTTAAGTTCCTGGAGTTTGCCTAATACAGATACGTAGACTGTGCTCAAACATTTGAACATGAATAGCAAGTCTGTGAAGAATGTAGCTACACAGTTCTGTTGTGTTGCCAGTAGTTATCTCTGTGCTGAGttgtataaatattatttcagatATTGCCTTGAAAGTGTAAACTTACATCataaaaatttgcattttctagaaatgcaaatcgaaggcactatgagatatcaccttacaccgtGTACATTGATATgactattatattttaaaaaacaggaaataagggcttccctggtggcgcagtggttgagagtccacctgccaatgcaggggacacgggttcgtgccccggtctgggaagatcccacgtgccgcggagcggctgggcccgtgagccgtggccgctgagcctgcgcgtccggagcctgtgctccgcaatgggagaggccgcagcagtgagaggcccgcgtaccgcaaaaaataaaaaataaataaaaataaaattctttaaaaaaaaaaaaaaaaaaaaaaaaacaggaaataagtgTTGGTTAGAATGTGAGGAAATTGGAATCCTCATGGTGGGACTGTAAAACGGTGCAGCTGCTGTAGAAAACgttatggcagttcctcaaaaaattaaagtagaattaccatatgatcttgcaattccacttctgagtatatagcCAAAAAAGTTGCaagcagagtctcaaagagataattgtacacccatgttcacagcagcactactcacaatagccaaaaggtggaagcaacccaagcgtCTATCAATGGATGACtggatgtggtacatacatacagtggaatattattcagtccccaaaaggaaggaaatcctgtcacgtgctacaacatggatgaaccttgaggacattatactaagtgaaataagccagttaacCAGAAGACAAACACTATATAATTCTACAtgtatgaggtatctaaagtaggcAGGTTCATACAAACAGGAAGAAGAATGATAGTTAGTAGGGCCtagggggagggagaaaaggggagttgttgtttaatggctacagagtttcagttttgcaaaatgaaaaagttctagagactGTCCCAGCAGGAGCAGCCTGCAGGCTAGGGCTCAGCCAGACCAACCCtgtgctttcaggaaccactgtCATTGATGAGAGAGGCAGGCAGATGAGAAGGAGACAAGGGCGAGTGAAAAggagcatttgttgtaaatgaCAACTGCTTTCATTTTAGCTACATATACAGAAGGATTCCTATTTctagataaaaaagatgtgagaaTGAGTCTTAAAATTATTCTCATTAATCAGAACAGAAAACTTGTGTAGAAAGCAACTTGGTCTCAGAATCCTGGAGAGAATCCATGGACAGACTTCCACCCTTGGTCCTTCAGAACAGGGTCCCCCTGTAATGACGTTTTTGATTTTGCAACCCTGTCAATGAGAAACTGAACACCCACTCCAAATGGGTGTGTATTTATTCATCATGTCACTATACCATTCTACTAATATAGTAACATACATGATAAAACATGTGACAAGAAATAGTTAagtacaaacaaaaattaaatggagTTGTAAGGATATCTCCCCACCTTGGCGGATGGTCTTGCCTCAGCACTCAGCTGTGTGTAGCTCCTCGGTGGAGACCACTGCTCTAGAACCCGGCTTTTCAGACTAATGCTTTGGATGGCAAATGTCTCCACAGATTGACATCAGGAGGTCTGTGCAAAATCGTCTGGGGAGAGGGCCCCCGGGTTACCTAAGATTTCCAAACAGTTCTGTGAGCCATAAACTCCTCAGTCTCAGTTCTCTAGAGAATGAATGAAATTGCAacgttcttttctttttaaattgaggtgaaatttacATTAAATTAACCATCTTaaagtgaacaaataaatggCATTTGGTGCATTCACAgtcttgtgcaaccatcacctctaaaatattttcatcccccccaaaaaaacccccataCAGATTAAATAGTTGCTCCCGACTTCCCCTGTCCCCCAAGTCCCTTGTTTGGCAGCCACAAATCTACTTGCCATCTCTAGACTtacctattctgaatattttgcATCAGTGGGATTATACGATAGATGACTGCGTGTCTGATTTTTTTAACTCAGCATCATGTTTTCCAGGCTCAGATAGTGGTTTTTACCACAATTACAATGATGATTATTAGGATGAGACAGCAGCAGCTCATGCCTGAGCTCCTGGTATGCCGGGCTATGTGGGAATAGAAAGTGCAATTGTTGAAGGAGTTCtggtctcttctctctgcctggaagttGATGTTTGCTCTCGGGCTCCAGAAAATGGGGAGTCTCTCAGCTTGTGTGGTCTCAGGGAACGACTGTCTGGGTAAtaccttctttttcttcactgcatCCCCTCTGGTGATACTCCTCGTGGAAGAAGGTATTTCGGTGGTGGTGATCCCGAGGATGGGTGAGCTTACTGTGGGAGGTAATGGGGATATTGGTGACCGCATGGCCAGACCTAACTCACTCTGCACACAAAAGCCCTGCAGACATGCCTCGCAATTGTCACTGTCATGTGGCCCTTCAAGAGAGATTTCCTTGATCATAGGAATCTTCACCAACGTAAATCCTTCTCTATAGCATTTCTTCAGAATTTGCAATACCAGGTTGTTCAGGATCCTTGAGATGTTCTTTTCTGTGAACTCGGGAATCTCAAACGAAGGCTGGGAGCACTTCTGACATCTCTGGGCAAAGACCCTCATCTTCACCTGGCCCCTGGATTCCCCCTCGCTCCAGTGCATGTGGAAAAGGACCTGAACTTGGGCAGAGGCCCAATTTCGAGAGCATGAAGAACACTGGAACCTGTGGAGAAAGAAGACAAGACCCTCAGCCTGGCTCAGTATGGCCCCATTGTGGGCTGTGCCGGAGGGACACACAGAAACATGATTTGATCCGGGTCATGGATTAGTGGGGAAGAAATCCCGAGCCCCTTGTCCCTATCTCCATTGTGCCACCAACATGCTCTGTGACCCACAGGTGTGTCTGCCATGAAAACAGCAAATCACAAGCCgtcagagctggaaggagtcTTGGGCAAATTCGAAGTCCGGCGTgatcattttagagatgaggcacACGCTGGGAACTTGTCACGCCCAGAGACCCAGTGAGTGGAAGAGGCAGGACTGGAACTGCAGTCTCTTGACCCCAGATCAAGGCTTCTTCAAATGTAGATTTAAGTGGGTCAAAGGCTACAAGTGCAACAGCCCCAAGAACCCTGAACTGAAATCCAAAAATAGATACAAGTGGGTGTGGATAAGTGCtatagtctgaatgtttgtgtccccccacaaATTCCCATGTTGGGATCCTAACGTTGAAGATGATGGTGTTAGAAAGTGGAGccttggggaggtgattaggttgtgagggtggagcccttggGAATGGGATTAGCCCCCTTATAATAGCGACCCCACAGAGCGCCCTATGAGAAGCCTGTGGCTCAGAAGAGcagctggcaccttgatcctggacttccagcctccagaattgggaGAAATGAGCTGAGACTCTGCTCCCGTGCTCTTGGCCTGGGAAAACCACGCGCCACCAGGAGAAGAGAGCTCTGCTTCCTCTGCCCGGACCCTCTCCTCGTGAGGGGTCGGTGGGCAGGCAATGAGCACGGCCCCAGTCCCAGGATAGAgtcccagcctcccacccccaaTCCTTGGGGCTCTGCTTTCCCAACTGGAAAAGAGAGGGTGCGACTTTGGATGACTTCTGAGggtccttatttttttatttttatttttttcggtacatgggcctctcactgctgtggcctctcccgtcgcggagcacaggctccggacgcgcaggctcagcggccatggctcacgggcccagctgctccgcggcatgtgggatcttcccgcaccggggcacgaacccacgtcccctgcattggcaggcggactctcaaccactgcaccaccagggaagcctggaaaaattttttaatgaagccAAAACATCTTGAATCAAGGGCACCTTGCTTCCTGTAATCTTCAATTTACAAGCATGAGTAGAACAAGACAAGGAACGAGTGTGCACCGTAAGAGATAAGCAAGAATTTTCTGGAATATTGCTATTGCATTCCCTACTCACCTAGCAAAGGCCCACTGCTGGTATTGTGTCCACCCTGGCTTCAGGATGTTAGGAAGAAGGCTTTTGTCTAGTTTCAGTTCCCATGTGTGCCGTGGTTTCACCTCCTGGATTAATTCCTGGAACACCTGCTTCCATACCTCCATGTCCTGACGCATCGCCGCTGTCCCCGTGAGCTGGGTGCGACAGTGTCTCCCGGGCTCTGACGGATCTGGAGCAGGACATGAGGTTTCCCACTTTAGAGAGCAAGGGTTCAGACCCACTCTCCCTTTATGTCCCTGGACTGGGCTCGTGGACCAGGTCTTTGCCCCAAGGACAAAGGTCAGTTGATGCTGGCTCCAAGTTCCGAGAACAGCCCTAGGCTCCACAGGGAATTTTGAAAGACACGGAATGCATGGCTTCATCCAGCAAAATATTACCAAAGGAGGGCCCCGGACTCCGTGTCAGGAGGGGTAGATCTCAGCCTGGCTCTGCTATTCGCCCACCTTCAACTGGGAACACACCTTTTTACCTCTGAAGCCCTATAGATGGTGGAGACAGGCTGCAGTTTCCCTTTCTAGAAGTAACTTGAAAATCCTCATCCATTGGGCTGCTGTGCTCACGATCTGGGAGGAGAGTCGCAAAGAAGGACACGGCCATCCTGGGACCTTGCTCAAATTCCTGCATCCCTGCATCCTCGCTCTTGCTCTTTACTCCCTTGCTTGCGCCAAGTCTCTGTGGGACCGTGTTTCACAGACACTAAGCTGCCCGAGGCAACTCCCAAGCCCACGCTTCCACCCACTGGAGACCATGCCCCGGAGATGAAGCTACAAAGTCCCCACGTGGGTGGGAGGTCATGGCCACACCCCGAGGTGCTTCATCATCTCCTACTTCCTGCAGGAGAGgctagggaaggagagaggagcgGGGCTGATGCCGGGGTGGGTGCTAAAGCAGGAGACACTACCTCTCACGAGGAAAGCCCTGCCCTCAGCAAGTCCTCCAGGCTGACAGCTCCTACCTCAGGTCAGGCCCGCAGAACAGCCTCCGTCCTGGCCTGCCAGCGCCTCCAGGGCTGCTTGAGCCACTTTCCACACTGCAGCTGCGGGT encodes:
- the RTP3 gene encoding receptor-transporting protein 3, whose product is MRQDMEVWKQVFQELIQEVKPRHTWELKLDKSLLPNILKPGWTQYQQWAFARFQCSSCSRNWASAQVQVLFHMHWSEGESRGQVKMRVFAQRCQKCSQPSFEIPEFTEKNISRILNNLVLQILKKCYREGFTLVKIPMIKEISLEGPHDSDNCEACLQGFCVQSELGLAMRSPISPLPPTVSSPILGITTTEIPSSTRSITRGDAVKKKKVLPRQSFPETTQAERLPIFWSPRANINFQAERRDQNSFNNCTFYSHIARHTRSSGMSCCCLILIIIIVIVVKTTI